A window from Nothobranchius furzeri strain GRZ-AD chromosome 17, NfurGRZ-RIMD1, whole genome shotgun sequence encodes these proteins:
- the slc25a37 gene encoding mitoferrin-1 — MELSSDRAVASLEMPQDQSEDDGAFKSEGEYESLPPHVSVLTHMTAGAVAGVLEHTVMYPVDSVKTRMQSLQPDPNAQYKSVYEALKKIIRTEGVLRPLRGLNITALGAGPAHALYFACYEQVKRSLSDIIQSGGNSHIANGVAGSVATVLHDAVMNPAEVVKQRMQMYNSPYRGLLDCVRTVTHTEGIGAFYRSYSTQLTMNIPFQAVHFITYELMQEQLNPHRRYNPSSHIVSGAVAGAVSAAVTTPLDVCKTLLNTQENVALSSINVSGHLTGMANAFRTVYRLGGAPAFFKGAQARVIYQMPSTAIAWSVYEFFKYFLTKQQQEQEAGSGPL, encoded by the exons ATGGAATTGAGCTCGGACCGTGCGGTGGCGTCGCTGGAGATGCCGCAGGACCAAAGCGAAGACGATGGGGCATTTAAAAGTGAGGGGGAATACGAGAGTTTACCACCTCATGTCTCAGTGCTGACCCACATGACAGCAGGAGCTGTGGCAGGCGTGCTGGAGCACACGGTGATGTACCCCGTGGACTCAGTCAAG ACACGGATGCAGAGCTTGCAGCCGGACCCTAATGCACAATACAAAAGTGTGTATGAAGCTCTGAAAAAGATCATTCGAACAGAAGGGGTCCTCAGACCGCTGAGGGGCCTCAACATCACAGCACTGGGAGCGGGGCCCGCTCATGCTCTCTACTTTGCCTGCTATGAGCAGGTGAAGCGCTCACTGAGTGACATCATCCAGAGTGGAGGCAACAGCCACATAGCCAACG GTGTGGCGGGGAGTGTTGCTACCGTTCTCCATGATGCTGTCATGAATCCAGCTGAAG TGGTAAAGCAGAGGATGCAGATGTACAACTCTCCGTATCGAGGACTTTTGGACTGTGTCCGAACTGTAACGCACACCGAGGGCATCGGAGCCTTCTACCGCAGCTACAGCACACAGCTGACCATGAACATCCCCTTCCAGGCCGTTCACTTCATCACCTACGAACTGATGCAGGAGCAGTTAAACCCCCACAGGCGCTACAATCCCAGCAGCCACATCGTGTCAGGAGCTGTGGCGGGAGCTGTCTCTGCCGCTGTGACGACCCCGCTGGACGTTTGTAAAACGCTGCTCAACACTCAAGAGAACGTAGCGCTAAGCTCCATCAACGTCAGCGGCCACTTGACAGGTATGGCTAATGCCTTCAGGACGGTGTACCGGCTCGGGGGGGCGCCGGCGTTCTTCAAAGGGGCCCAAGCTCGGGTTATCTACCAGATGCCCTCTACTGCCATCGCCTGGTCGGTGTATGAGTTCTTCAAATACTTCCTGACgaagcagcagcaggaacaggaGGCAGGATCCGGTCCGCTGTAA
- the entpd4 gene encoding ectonucleoside triphosphate diphosphohydrolase 4 isoform X2: MGRISFSCLFPASWHFSLSSQVLPRLLVPSLRQLLFISLVIFLIGLVYLLLAAARGHASFLTKENNFHRRLARVTDLDATDTSNPNLNFGLVVDCGSSGSRVFVYCWPQHNGNPRELLDIRQMKDVHRKPVVMKIKPGISELAKTPERASDYIKPLLSFAAQHIPKYKHQETPLYILCTAGMRILPENQQEALLEDLRTDIPVDFNFLFSDSHVEVISGKQEGVYAWIGINFVLGRFNHVHDDEDAVVEVHVPGNDQQVALMRKRTAGVLDMGGVSTQIAYEVPKTEEVAKNLLAEFNLGCDAHSTDHVYRVYVSTFLGFGGNAARQRYEESFVRNTVTRNRLLGQHVGETAESPLLDPCLPTDLQDEIGSPAQKLYLRGTGDFDRCRQLLQPFLNRTNDTQSSLSGVYQPAIDYRNSQFYGFSEFYYCTEDVLRMGGDYNASKYIQVAKGYCATQWKTLKKRFDSGLYASHADLHRLKYQCFKSAWMYEVLHSGFSFPTNYENLKTALLVYEKEVQWTLGAILYRTRFLPLRDIPQESLKGAHSHWRHSFSFLSNCYLFLACFFIVLLSIMLYLLRLRRIHRRAVQRYTPSSVPWLEMSLGSPTLPVNL, encoded by the exons ATGGGAAG GATCAGCTTTTCCTGCCTTTTCCCAGCCTCATGGCATTTCAGCCTGTCATCCCAGGTTCTTCCTCGCCTTCTGGTACCTTCTCTCCGACAGCTGCTCTTCATCAGCCTGGTGATCTTCCTCATAGGACTGGTCTACCTGCTGCTTGCTGCTGCAAGGGGACACGCCAGCTTtttaacaaaggaaaacaacttcCACCG GCGCCTGGCGAGAGTTACGGATCTAGATGCCACAGACACAAGCAACCCTAACCTGAACTTTGGCCTGGTGGTGGACTGTGGCAGCAGTGGCTCCAGGGTGTTTGTGTACTGCTGGCCTCAACACAACGGTAACCCCCGTGAACTGCTGGACATCCGGCAAATGAAAGATGTGCACCGGAAGCCAGTGGTCATGAAGATCAAGCCTG GGATCTCTGAATTGGCCAAAACACCCGAAAGAGCCAGTGATTACATCAAGCCACTTCTAAGCTTTGCAGCTcaacacattcccaaatataagcACCAGGAAACACCCCTGTACATCCTTTGcacagctggaatgagaatccTACCTGAGAA TCAACAAGAAGCCCTTCTCGAGGATCTACGCACAGATATCCCAGTCGACTTTAACTTCCTGTTCTCTGATTCCCATGTGGAGGTGATTTCTGGAAAACAAGAAG gtgTCTATGCATGGATCGGGATAAATTTTGTCCTTGGAAGATTTAACCACGTGCACGATG ATGAGGACGCTGTGGTGGAAGTCCATGTCCCAGGAAATGATCAGCAGGTGGCGCTGATGAGGAAAAGGACAGCTGGCGTCCTGGACATGGGTGGTGTCTCCACACAGATTGCTTATGAAGTGCCCAAAACT GAGGAAGTCGCTAAGAACTTACTGGCCGAGTTCAACCTCGGCTGTGACGCACACAGCACAGATCACGTTTACCGTGTTTACGTTTCCACCTTCCTGGGGTTTGGAGGAAACGCGGCGCGCCAAAGATACGAGGAGAGCTTCGTCAGAAACACCGTGACTCGCAACCG GCTCTTAGGCCAGCACGTCGGCGAGACGGCGGAGTCTCCGCTCCTAGACCCGTGTCTTCCCACAGACCTGCAGGATGAGATCGGATCGCCCGCACAGAAGCTCTACCTGCGAGGGACGGGGGACTTTGACCGGTGTAGGCAGCTTCTCCAGCCGTTCCTGAACCGCACCAACGACACGCAGTCCTCACTCAGCGGCGTCTACCAGCCAGCGATAGACTAcagaaacagccagttttatggcttttctgAGTTCTACTACTGCACAGAGGACGTGCTGCGTATGGGTGGGGACTATAATGCATCCAAATACATCCAGGTTGCCAAG GGTTACTGCGCCACCCAGTGGAAGACCCTGAAGAAACGCTTCGACTCCGGCCTGTACGCCTCACACGCAGATCTTCACAGGCTGAA GTATCAGTGTTTTAAATCAGCATGGATGTATGAAGTATTGCACTCCGGCTTCTCCTTCCCCACGAACTACGAAAACCTGAAGACCGCCTTGTTGGTCTATGAAAAGGAGGTCCAGTGGACACTTGGAGCGATACTCTACCGAACTCGCTTCCTACCTTTGAG GGACATCCCACAGGAGAGTCTGAAAGGAGCACACTCTCACTGGAGACACAGCTTCTCTTTTCTCAGCAACTGCTACTTGTTCCTGGCTTGTTTCTTCATCGTGTTGCTCTCCATCATGCTGTACCTGCTGCGCCTGCGCCGCATTCATCGGCGTGCCGTGCAGCGTTACACCCCCTCCTCTGTCCCATGGTTGGAAATGAGCCTCGGCTCTCCGACGCTCCCAGTCAACCTCTAA
- the entpd4 gene encoding ectonucleoside triphosphate diphosphohydrolase 4 isoform X1: protein MGRISFSCLFPASWHFSLSSQVLPRLLVPSLRQLLFISLVIFLIGLVYLLLAAARGHASFLTKENNFHRRLARVTDLDATDTSNPNLNFGLVVDCGSSGSRVFVYCWPQHNGNPRELLDIRQMKDVHRKPVVMKIKPGISELAKTPERASDYIKPLLSFAAQHIPKYKHQETPLYILCTAGMRILPENQQEALLEDLRTDIPVDFNFLFSDSHVEVISGKQEGVYAWIGINFVLGRFNHVHDDEDAVVEVHVPGNDQQVALMRKRTAGVLDMGGVSTQIAYEVPKTVSFASPQQEEVAKNLLAEFNLGCDAHSTDHVYRVYVSTFLGFGGNAARQRYEESFVRNTVTRNRLLGQHVGETAESPLLDPCLPTDLQDEIGSPAQKLYLRGTGDFDRCRQLLQPFLNRTNDTQSSLSGVYQPAIDYRNSQFYGFSEFYYCTEDVLRMGGDYNASKYIQVAKGYCATQWKTLKKRFDSGLYASHADLHRLKYQCFKSAWMYEVLHSGFSFPTNYENLKTALLVYEKEVQWTLGAILYRTRFLPLRDIPQESLKGAHSHWRHSFSFLSNCYLFLACFFIVLLSIMLYLLRLRRIHRRAVQRYTPSSVPWLEMSLGSPTLPVNL, encoded by the exons ATGGGAAG GATCAGCTTTTCCTGCCTTTTCCCAGCCTCATGGCATTTCAGCCTGTCATCCCAGGTTCTTCCTCGCCTTCTGGTACCTTCTCTCCGACAGCTGCTCTTCATCAGCCTGGTGATCTTCCTCATAGGACTGGTCTACCTGCTGCTTGCTGCTGCAAGGGGACACGCCAGCTTtttaacaaaggaaaacaacttcCACCG GCGCCTGGCGAGAGTTACGGATCTAGATGCCACAGACACAAGCAACCCTAACCTGAACTTTGGCCTGGTGGTGGACTGTGGCAGCAGTGGCTCCAGGGTGTTTGTGTACTGCTGGCCTCAACACAACGGTAACCCCCGTGAACTGCTGGACATCCGGCAAATGAAAGATGTGCACCGGAAGCCAGTGGTCATGAAGATCAAGCCTG GGATCTCTGAATTGGCCAAAACACCCGAAAGAGCCAGTGATTACATCAAGCCACTTCTAAGCTTTGCAGCTcaacacattcccaaatataagcACCAGGAAACACCCCTGTACATCCTTTGcacagctggaatgagaatccTACCTGAGAA TCAACAAGAAGCCCTTCTCGAGGATCTACGCACAGATATCCCAGTCGACTTTAACTTCCTGTTCTCTGATTCCCATGTGGAGGTGATTTCTGGAAAACAAGAAG gtgTCTATGCATGGATCGGGATAAATTTTGTCCTTGGAAGATTTAACCACGTGCACGATG ATGAGGACGCTGTGGTGGAAGTCCATGTCCCAGGAAATGATCAGCAGGTGGCGCTGATGAGGAAAAGGACAGCTGGCGTCCTGGACATGGGTGGTGTCTCCACACAGATTGCTTATGAAGTGCCCAAAACTGTAAGCTTTGCCTCGCCACAGCAG GAGGAAGTCGCTAAGAACTTACTGGCCGAGTTCAACCTCGGCTGTGACGCACACAGCACAGATCACGTTTACCGTGTTTACGTTTCCACCTTCCTGGGGTTTGGAGGAAACGCGGCGCGCCAAAGATACGAGGAGAGCTTCGTCAGAAACACCGTGACTCGCAACCG GCTCTTAGGCCAGCACGTCGGCGAGACGGCGGAGTCTCCGCTCCTAGACCCGTGTCTTCCCACAGACCTGCAGGATGAGATCGGATCGCCCGCACAGAAGCTCTACCTGCGAGGGACGGGGGACTTTGACCGGTGTAGGCAGCTTCTCCAGCCGTTCCTGAACCGCACCAACGACACGCAGTCCTCACTCAGCGGCGTCTACCAGCCAGCGATAGACTAcagaaacagccagttttatggcttttctgAGTTCTACTACTGCACAGAGGACGTGCTGCGTATGGGTGGGGACTATAATGCATCCAAATACATCCAGGTTGCCAAG GGTTACTGCGCCACCCAGTGGAAGACCCTGAAGAAACGCTTCGACTCCGGCCTGTACGCCTCACACGCAGATCTTCACAGGCTGAA GTATCAGTGTTTTAAATCAGCATGGATGTATGAAGTATTGCACTCCGGCTTCTCCTTCCCCACGAACTACGAAAACCTGAAGACCGCCTTGTTGGTCTATGAAAAGGAGGTCCAGTGGACACTTGGAGCGATACTCTACCGAACTCGCTTCCTACCTTTGAG GGACATCCCACAGGAGAGTCTGAAAGGAGCACACTCTCACTGGAGACACAGCTTCTCTTTTCTCAGCAACTGCTACTTGTTCCTGGCTTGTTTCTTCATCGTGTTGCTCTCCATCATGCTGTACCTGCTGCGCCTGCGCCGCATTCATCGGCGTGCCGTGCAGCGTTACACCCCCTCCTCTGTCCCATGGTTGGAAATGAGCCTCGGCTCTCCGACGCTCCCAGTCAACCTCTAA